A genomic stretch from Erysipelothrix sp. HDW6C includes:
- the mnmA gene encoding tRNA 2-thiouridine(34) synthase MnmA, translating to MKVLVGLSGGVDSAVAAHLLKSQGHDVTCAFMRNWDSFANNDILGNPTISDDMCSQEVDYDDAMRVAKHLGLPLLRVDYVKEYWDNVFSFFLAETERGHTPNPDILCNRYVKFDSFYDFMDKNGFDMLATGHYAMTKDGKMFRAVDQNKDQTYFLSRVKPEVLPRVLFPLGDLTKEEVRKIALSLDLPVATKKDSTGICFIGEREYRDFLKNYLKDSEGSIVDVDTGVEVGKHQGVMFYTIGQRHGLNIHASVGPFFVVGKDLSTNTIYVGKGADHRLLFASEAEIAEMNWFTDRQKEDIECTAKFRYRQSDVKVKISWVADDRIRVTMIDDVKSVTLGQEAVFYLGDEVLGGGRIDRVFNLDGEEVKYDSKS from the coding sequence ATGAAAGTATTAGTAGGTTTATCAGGTGGGGTCGACAGTGCTGTCGCCGCTCACTTACTAAAGTCGCAAGGGCATGATGTCACTTGCGCTTTTATGCGTAATTGGGATTCATTTGCCAATAACGATATATTAGGGAATCCAACAATTTCCGATGATATGTGTTCACAAGAAGTCGATTATGATGATGCTATGCGTGTTGCTAAGCATCTTGGACTTCCATTGCTTCGTGTCGACTATGTCAAAGAATATTGGGATAATGTATTCTCTTTCTTCCTTGCGGAAACAGAACGCGGCCACACACCAAATCCGGACATTTTGTGTAATCGTTACGTTAAGTTTGATTCGTTTTATGATTTTATGGATAAAAACGGATTTGATATGTTAGCGACAGGTCATTATGCCATGACAAAAGACGGTAAAATGTTCCGAGCAGTTGATCAAAACAAGGATCAAACATATTTCTTGAGCCGTGTAAAACCAGAAGTCTTACCACGTGTTCTTTTTCCTTTGGGAGATTTAACGAAAGAAGAAGTTCGTAAAATTGCACTCTCATTGGATCTGCCCGTTGCTACAAAGAAAGATTCAACTGGTATTTGTTTCATTGGTGAAAGAGAATATCGTGATTTTTTGAAAAATTATCTTAAAGACTCTGAAGGCAGTATTGTTGATGTCGATACGGGTGTAGAAGTTGGGAAACATCAAGGAGTTATGTTTTATACCATTGGACAACGCCATGGATTAAACATTCATGCTTCTGTCGGTCCTTTTTTTGTTGTTGGTAAAGACTTATCAACCAATACAATTTATGTTGGAAAGGGTGCTGACCATCGCTTGCTTTTTGCTTCAGAAGCAGAAATTGCAGAAATGAATTGGTTTACCGATCGACAAAAAGAAGATATCGAATGTACGGCGAAGTTCCGATATCGCCAAAGTGATGTCAAAGTAAAAATTTCTTGGGTTGCAGATGATCGCATTCGTGTTACCATGATCGATGATGTTAAATCAGTAACACTGGGCCAAGAAGCTGTATTCTACCTTGGTGATGAAGTGTTAGGTGGTGGTCGTATTGACCGCGTATTTAACCTTGATGGCGAAGAGGTGAAGTATGACTCGAAATCCTAA
- a CDS encoding biosynthetic peptidoglycan transglycosylase → MKKYIKRGIIALIAIIVLVCGIIVFRGHQQYLAVINDKSLSDTVDAVENKQEFVHLDAMNPLFISATINTEDSRFYTRKAILDFEALGRATLQNLRAKSLVEGASTIPQQVAKNLYFEETTTFTRKVAEYFVTRDLLQNYSKDEILELYLNMNYYGDGFYGIYDASYGYFKVHPKDLNDGQATLLAGLPQAPSYYALSTNFEGARERQKHVLSRMVDEGIITQQQADDIFAINVYGG, encoded by the coding sequence ATGAAAAAATATATTAAACGAGGCATAATCGCTCTCATTGCGATTATCGTTCTCGTATGTGGGATAATTGTTTTTCGGGGGCATCAACAATACCTTGCGGTTATTAATGATAAAAGCCTTTCGGATACTGTTGATGCCGTCGAAAATAAACAAGAATTTGTACATCTTGATGCAATGAATCCCTTGTTTATCAGTGCAACGATAAATACTGAAGATTCGCGATTCTACACGCGGAAAGCGATCTTAGATTTTGAAGCTTTGGGAAGGGCGACACTTCAGAACTTGCGTGCAAAGTCGCTTGTCGAGGGTGCCTCAACAATTCCTCAACAAGTCGCAAAGAACTTGTATTTTGAAGAAACAACAACATTTACACGCAAAGTTGCTGAGTATTTTGTAACACGAGATTTGCTGCAGAATTACTCGAAAGATGAAATTCTTGAACTTTATTTGAATATGAACTATTACGGTGATGGATTCTATGGTATCTATGACGCCAGCTATGGATATTTTAAGGTTCATCCTAAAGATTTAAACGATGGGCAGGCGACGTTATTAGCAGGCCTACCACAAGCACCTTCTTATTATGCTCTGAGCACAAACTTTGAGGGTGCACGTGAACGTCAAAAACATGTATTATCACGCATGGTTGATGAAGGTATTATCACCCAACAACAGGCGGATGATATTTTCGCAATCAATGTATATGGAGGTTAA
- a CDS encoding YneF family protein, with protein sequence MNETLASFLWVLLGAVIGGVAAFFFTKRMFEKQLKENPPINEKMIRAMYMQMGRKPSEAQIRQIMKSMGQ encoded by the coding sequence ATGAACGAAACTCTTGCAAGTTTCCTATGGGTGCTTTTAGGAGCAGTCATTGGTGGTGTTGCTGCATTTTTCTTCACAAAGAGAATGTTTGAAAAACAATTAAAAGAAAATCCCCCAATTAATGAAAAGATGATTCGTGCAATGTACATGCAGATGGGACGTAAACCTTCTGAAGCACAGATTCGTCAAATTATGAAGTCGATGGGTCAATAG
- a CDS encoding proline--tRNA ligase, which produces MKLNKSFFYTIREDVKDEDSTSGNLLVRAGYIKKSSSGVYMYMPLGLRVKNKIETIIREEMNAIDSQEMTMPTLIPEDVYIASGRRDIIGSSMFTLKDRFQKPFVLGPTHEELFAQAAQMKIRSYKDMPFSLYQFQTKFRDEARPRFGLIRVREFVMKDAYTFDANLEDADRSYDAMFNAYKRIFDRMGLNYRIVRADTGIMGGLLSEEFQAVTDIGEDVLVLGEETGYASNLEVAENINRIESDEVILPREKVHTPNAKTIEEVSAFLNQPVTRFVKTLIYKVDDALVAVCVLGDREVNETKLGKLYGATEVELADFESVQSSTGAAVGFAGPIGLSIDIVVDQQIAGLRNFTIGANENDYHFINANHSEFEATHIADVTNVKEGDPNPEGKGVLTFSKGIEVGNTFKLGTKYSQAMNLDYLDQNNKLQDVYMGSYGIGLGRSLAAVVEQNNDANGIVWPMQLAPYHVAIVVINTKNEDHVAYANAMYDELTAAGIEVILDDRNQRPGVKFNDMDLIGIPLRITIGRDVDAGQVEFKERSGEEAVKLNREDVLTKVKSYF; this is translated from the coding sequence ATGAAATTAAACAAAAGTTTCTTTTACACAATTCGAGAAGATGTAAAAGATGAAGATTCAACAAGTGGAAACTTACTTGTAAGGGCTGGATACATCAAAAAGAGTTCATCCGGTGTTTACATGTATATGCCACTTGGATTACGCGTAAAAAATAAGATCGAAACCATAATCCGTGAGGAAATGAATGCCATTGATTCACAAGAAATGACCATGCCTACCCTCATCCCAGAAGATGTATACATTGCTTCGGGTCGACGCGACATTATTGGTTCCAGCATGTTCACATTGAAAGATCGCTTTCAAAAGCCTTTTGTTCTTGGCCCAACACACGAAGAGTTGTTTGCGCAAGCCGCGCAAATGAAGATTCGTTCTTACAAGGACATGCCTTTCAGTTTGTACCAATTTCAAACAAAATTCCGCGACGAAGCCAGACCACGTTTTGGATTGATTCGTGTACGTGAGTTTGTTATGAAGGACGCATATACATTTGATGCAAATCTTGAGGATGCTGATCGCTCTTACGATGCGATGTTTAACGCATACAAACGTATTTTTGACCGTATGGGTCTTAACTATCGAATTGTGCGCGCTGACACTGGAATTATGGGTGGTTTACTCTCGGAAGAATTCCAAGCAGTCACCGATATCGGTGAAGATGTTCTCGTTCTTGGTGAAGAGACAGGTTATGCAAGTAATTTAGAAGTAGCTGAAAACATCAATCGCATTGAAAGTGATGAAGTAATACTTCCTCGTGAAAAAGTCCATACACCAAATGCAAAAACAATTGAAGAGGTTTCGGCCTTCTTGAATCAACCCGTAACACGTTTTGTTAAAACACTAATTTATAAAGTTGATGATGCGCTCGTAGCAGTTTGCGTTTTGGGTGATCGTGAAGTTAACGAAACAAAGCTTGGTAAGTTATACGGTGCAACTGAGGTTGAACTTGCAGATTTCGAATCTGTACAGAGCAGCACAGGCGCAGCTGTTGGTTTTGCTGGACCCATCGGTTTATCCATCGACATTGTTGTGGACCAACAAATCGCCGGATTGCGAAACTTTACAATTGGAGCCAATGAAAATGATTACCACTTTATCAATGCCAATCACTCTGAGTTTGAAGCAACACACATCGCTGATGTAACAAATGTTAAAGAAGGCGATCCAAACCCTGAAGGAAAAGGTGTACTTACATTCTCCAAAGGAATTGAAGTAGGAAATACATTCAAGTTGGGAACAAAATACTCACAAGCAATGAACTTAGATTATCTCGATCAAAACAACAAGCTCCAAGATGTTTATATGGGATCGTATGGAATTGGTCTTGGACGAAGTCTGGCTGCAGTGGTAGAACAAAACAACGATGCGAACGGTATTGTCTGGCCAATGCAATTGGCACCGTATCATGTAGCCATTGTTGTGATTAACACAAAAAACGAAGATCATGTTGCTTATGCAAACGCTATGTACGATGAGCTCACAGCAGCAGGCATTGAAGTTATCTTAGATGACAGAAACCAGCGCCCGGGTGTTAAATTCAATGACATGGATCTTATTGGAATTCCATTGAGAATTACAATTGGTCGTGATGTGGATGCTGGTCAAGTTGAATTTAAAGAACGATCAGGCGAAGAAGCAGTTAAGCTCAATCGCGAAGATGTTCTTACCAAAGTTAAATCTTATTTCTAG
- a CDS encoding ATP-dependent RecD-like DNA helicase encodes MEQIVKGSVESKIFLNEQSGFGIFRIVLFNSNQKPLIIKGPLSTLEVESFYEFSGYYREDPRYGMQFQVESFKKMLPQHRDFIVRFLSGPNFPGVGQKSAEAIVDAYGETVLDDIREDESFVLQVKGITPVKATMILEKVRYQDPIEDAVSFLIANGLGNKQILKITKAYGEDSIRLIKENPYRLIYDIDGIGFKTADKVAMSLGFDLDHPLRVEALILDRYKTIAFGNGDSYISKKELFKDVRIGDPELVESAFDALIEKGELVWDEDRLYHYTQFESEVNVAKTLGDFSFTGYDFDLDDFDGKIAEIENTLRIDFDDHQKTAIETFLKEDVMILTGGPGTGKSTLLSGIVTLLQTNMPWLHITLCAPTGRAAKRLEELTNVQAATVHSVLRWDLESNKFGVHAENPLETDVLIVDEFSMIDVWLLSNLLDASNNVKKFLFVGDQNQLPSVGSGFVLGDMIASESFKVIELERNYRQEAGSEVIDLAMNMNQGIFDVHNYSRDVKFFNSRYGPVKDIVLRVVDEALSRGYDLSDIQVLAPMYNGPAGIDNLNHFLQKMCNPENSMKPQIMVGTRIFREGDKILQLKNQPDDFVFNGDIGTLVEVEPRRLVVDFEGNFVEYEPADFINITLAYAMSVHKAQGSEYPIVILVAVQDFFRMLSRRLYYTGATRSSKSLVLVGEEKAFERAVANHQESIRKTYLKQRLQRIVAQQKS; translated from the coding sequence ATGGAACAAATTGTAAAAGGGTCAGTTGAATCAAAAATATTTCTAAATGAACAATCTGGATTTGGTATCTTCCGGATTGTTCTTTTCAATAGCAATCAAAAACCTTTAATTATCAAAGGACCACTTTCGACACTTGAGGTTGAGTCGTTCTATGAGTTTAGTGGTTATTACCGTGAAGATCCCCGATATGGTATGCAATTTCAAGTGGAATCGTTTAAGAAAATGCTGCCACAACATCGTGATTTTATTGTGCGTTTCTTAAGTGGACCAAATTTTCCTGGAGTGGGCCAAAAGTCTGCAGAAGCAATTGTCGATGCCTATGGCGAAACTGTCCTTGATGATATTCGAGAAGATGAATCATTTGTTCTTCAAGTCAAAGGTATCACACCAGTGAAGGCGACTATGATTCTTGAGAAAGTACGCTACCAAGACCCGATTGAGGACGCAGTATCGTTTCTAATTGCAAATGGTCTTGGTAACAAACAAATCTTAAAAATAACCAAGGCCTATGGGGAAGACTCAATTCGTTTGATAAAGGAAAATCCGTATCGACTTATCTATGATATTGATGGTATTGGATTTAAGACTGCTGACAAGGTTGCGATGTCATTGGGATTCGACCTTGACCATCCGCTTCGCGTCGAAGCACTAATATTGGATCGTTATAAAACAATTGCTTTTGGCAATGGTGATAGTTATATTTCTAAAAAAGAATTATTCAAAGATGTCCGTATTGGTGACCCTGAATTGGTTGAAAGCGCATTTGACGCTTTAATTGAAAAAGGTGAACTGGTTTGGGATGAAGATCGCTTGTATCACTACACGCAGTTTGAGAGTGAAGTTAATGTTGCGAAGACATTGGGTGATTTTTCATTCACAGGATATGACTTTGATCTGGATGATTTTGATGGTAAGATAGCAGAAATTGAAAACACACTCCGTATTGATTTTGATGACCATCAAAAGACAGCTATTGAAACCTTCCTTAAAGAGGATGTCATGATACTAACAGGGGGTCCAGGAACTGGAAAGAGCACACTACTTTCGGGGATTGTGACGCTTTTACAGACAAATATGCCCTGGTTACACATTACCTTGTGTGCGCCAACGGGAAGGGCTGCAAAGCGATTGGAAGAATTGACGAATGTCCAAGCCGCAACCGTGCATTCTGTGTTGAGGTGGGACTTGGAATCGAATAAGTTTGGTGTTCATGCTGAGAATCCACTTGAAACAGATGTCCTTATTGTTGATGAGTTTTCGATGATTGATGTTTGGTTACTATCCAATCTCTTAGATGCTTCAAACAATGTTAAGAAATTCTTATTTGTGGGCGATCAAAACCAACTGCCTTCAGTTGGAAGTGGTTTTGTCCTGGGTGATATGATCGCCTCCGAATCATTTAAGGTTATTGAGTTAGAACGAAATTATCGCCAAGAAGCGGGATCTGAAGTTATTGATTTGGCGATGAATATGAATCAAGGCATTTTTGATGTTCACAACTACAGCCGCGATGTTAAGTTTTTTAATTCGCGTTATGGTCCTGTTAAGGATATTGTACTAAGAGTCGTGGATGAAGCATTATCTCGCGGCTATGACTTGAGTGATATCCAGGTACTTGCACCGATGTACAATGGACCTGCAGGAATTGACAATCTCAATCATTTTCTTCAAAAAATGTGCAATCCTGAGAATAGCATGAAACCACAGATCATGGTCGGCACACGAATCTTTAGAGAAGGGGATAAGATTCTCCAACTTAAGAATCAACCCGATGATTTCGTTTTCAATGGGGACATTGGAACTCTTGTTGAGGTTGAACCACGCCGTTTGGTTGTTGATTTCGAAGGGAATTTTGTGGAATACGAACCTGCAGATTTTATTAATATTACACTTGCATACGCCATGAGTGTTCATAAGGCTCAAGGAAGTGAATATCCAATTGTGATTCTTGTGGCGGTTCAAGATTTCTTCCGCATGCTTTCAAGACGTCTTTATTATACAGGAGCAACCCGTTCATCAAAGTCACTTGTGTTGGTGGGAGAAGAGAAAGCATTTGAACGTGCTGTCGCAAATCATCAAGAATCCATTCGTAAAACGTATTTGAAACAACGCCTACAACGGATCGTCGCACAACAAAAATCATAA
- the spx gene encoding transcriptional regulator Spx has product MIVLYSSPGCASCRKVRQWLKDRNLKFIEKNIFTSVLSDKEIKHLLMRSENGTEDIISKRSKVMQESQVDLDDLSMNELIIFIQRHPSILKRPIVMNEKTFLVGYDEEEIDAFLPSELRNIHRKPFDPLSDNNV; this is encoded by the coding sequence ATGATAGTATTATATTCATCTCCTGGATGTGCGTCCTGCCGGAAGGTCCGTCAGTGGCTCAAGGATCGGAATTTGAAATTTATCGAAAAGAATATTTTTACGTCAGTTCTTAGCGATAAAGAAATCAAACATTTATTAATGCGTAGTGAAAATGGAACTGAGGATATTATTTCCAAACGTTCAAAAGTTATGCAAGAATCACAAGTTGATTTGGATGATTTGTCAATGAATGAGTTAATAATTTTCATTCAAAGACACCCTTCAATTTTAAAACGACCAATCGTTATGAATGAAAAAACATTCTTAGTGGGTTATGATGAAGAGGAAATCGATGCATTTCTTCCGTCTGAATTACGTAATATTCATCGGAAACCGTTTGACCCGCTTAGCGATAATAACGTGTAA
- the trpS gene encoding tryptophan--tRNA ligase: MRKKMISGIKPTAQLTLGNYIGALRPFVLSQEEYDVNVFIANLHCITMPIDPEELETNLKDVLLFYLASGLDPKRSNIFLQSDIPEIAQLGFIMSCLTPMGELNRMTQFKDKKDTGMSLSGGFYTYPTLMTADIVIHQADLVPVGEDQKQHVELARNTAERFNNRFGETFVIPEPVIAKVGSKIMSLQDPTKKMSKSDKEGEKGVVYLKDDLKVARKKIMSAVTDSLGVVKYDVENQPGIANLLTIYAALKNISIKEAEAQFVDVQYGTFKKAVADVVCDELEMLHEGYDKFAQGGFVDDVLRQGADKMRPGAQAMLDKVQKAMGLDWK; the protein is encoded by the coding sequence ATGAGAAAAAAAATGATTAGTGGTATTAAGCCAACCGCTCAACTGACACTAGGGAATTACATTGGAGCATTGCGTCCTTTTGTCTTGTCACAAGAGGAATACGATGTGAATGTATTTATTGCAAACTTGCACTGCATTACAATGCCAATTGATCCTGAAGAATTGGAAACAAACTTAAAAGATGTCCTTCTTTTCTATCTTGCGAGTGGATTGGATCCAAAACGATCCAATATTTTCTTACAAAGTGATATTCCAGAAATCGCACAATTGGGTTTTATTATGTCTTGCCTCACACCGATGGGCGAGTTGAATCGCATGACTCAGTTTAAAGATAAAAAGGATACCGGGATGTCACTAAGTGGTGGTTTCTATACATATCCAACATTAATGACTGCCGATATTGTGATTCATCAGGCGGATTTAGTTCCAGTTGGTGAGGACCAAAAACAACATGTTGAGCTTGCGCGCAATACTGCAGAAAGATTCAACAACCGTTTTGGTGAGACCTTTGTGATCCCAGAACCGGTGATTGCAAAAGTCGGCAGTAAAATTATGTCCTTACAAGATCCAACCAAGAAAATGAGTAAATCTGATAAAGAGGGCGAAAAAGGGGTTGTTTATCTTAAAGACGATCTTAAAGTCGCGCGTAAGAAGATTATGTCAGCGGTGACAGATAGCCTTGGTGTTGTCAAATATGATGTAGAAAATCAACCAGGCATCGCAAATCTCTTAACAATTTACGCAGCTTTAAAAAACATATCAATCAAGGAAGCAGAAGCTCAGTTTGTGGATGTCCAATATGGAACATTTAAGAAGGCAGTAGCAGATGTTGTCTGCGACGAGCTTGAAATGTTGCATGAAGGTTATGACAAATTTGCACAAGGTGGTTTCGTAGATGATGTATTACGACAAGGTGCCGACAAAATGCGACCAGGTGCACAGGCTATGCTTGATAAAGTTCAAAAGGCTATGGGGTTGGACTGGAAGTAA
- a CDS encoding DNA translocase FtsK, whose amino-acid sequence MTSKKKKKTKASIQKQKELIRFISAIVVIGLSLVANFRYGLVGEILDNTMRVIIGEYTLPYYILIIAIAGLLLIKPESFKKSGKFWSGIALIFMAMILVLSLSFDVNLVGMNVISSFFSDIPKIFASVDFPARGGLMGAILYGGLSYLLDRGGVIIFIVVFAMVGLALLITPARMLESASKGSEKTSSFFEKRKEARRMRKEEKERQAFDALIEADFAESSEPVKAGFLSLDDAERIEIPKIQKKSSLFMSIDEGQPTQNHIETSDEVSVDVMTPEIVDEITLPSQTETQLRELGDKDNRPSSYEKYRIPAVSNLDSSRGSTISAANKRSAEERGERLISVLKQFGIESSLMDTHIGPAVTKFEIKPDSNVKISKISSIQDNLMMELAVKTLRIEAPIPGKSAVGIEIPNVEMIPVKMRDVINQSPTFTDPDNIQVALGKDLMGKPITVALNKMPHLLVAGATGSGKSVCMNSIITSILLTKTPDDLKLLLIDPKKVEFTPYTNIPHLIGPVISDPMQASMALKVIVDEMETRYDLFSKGGVRNIGSYNEQIKLHPEEGRQRMPWIVVIIDELADLMAVAGKDVETSIQRITQLARAAGIHLIVATQRPSVDVVTGVIKANIPSRIAFAVSSAIDSRTILDATGADKLLGYGDMLYIPMGEPNPIRVQGVYVSDDEVRTIAEKASVQAKPRFDDAFIRLDGVEGNNGMLSSNEDPLYDEAFDFVVMEQRASTSLLQRKFKVGYNRAANLIDALEQNGVIGPANGSKPRDVYKKQDIEIID is encoded by the coding sequence GTGACTTCCAAAAAGAAAAAGAAAACTAAAGCAAGTATACAAAAACAAAAAGAACTTATACGATTTATATCGGCAATTGTAGTCATCGGACTATCGCTGGTCGCTAATTTTCGTTATGGTCTTGTTGGTGAGATACTTGACAATACGATGCGTGTTATCATCGGGGAGTATACATTACCTTACTACATTCTAATTATCGCAATTGCCGGATTGTTACTTATAAAGCCTGAGAGTTTTAAGAAGTCAGGAAAGTTCTGGTCTGGTATTGCATTGATTTTTATGGCAATGATTCTCGTTCTTTCATTATCATTTGATGTAAATCTTGTTGGAATGAATGTTATCTCATCATTCTTTAGTGACATACCAAAAATATTTGCAAGTGTCGACTTTCCGGCACGGGGAGGGCTCATGGGAGCAATTCTCTATGGCGGTCTCTCTTACTTGCTTGATCGTGGTGGTGTTATTATTTTCATCGTCGTTTTCGCGATGGTTGGCCTTGCATTGTTGATTACGCCAGCGCGCATGTTGGAGTCGGCGAGCAAAGGAAGCGAAAAGACAAGTTCTTTCTTTGAAAAACGAAAAGAAGCACGTCGAATGCGAAAAGAAGAAAAAGAACGACAAGCTTTTGATGCACTGATAGAAGCAGATTTTGCGGAGTCGAGTGAACCAGTAAAAGCCGGTTTCTTGTCTTTGGATGATGCCGAACGCATTGAGATACCTAAGATTCAAAAGAAATCGTCACTTTTTATGTCCATCGATGAGGGTCAACCGACTCAAAATCACATTGAAACTAGCGATGAAGTGAGTGTCGATGTGATGACACCGGAAATTGTTGATGAAATCACGTTACCTTCCCAAACTGAGACACAACTGCGTGAGTTGGGTGACAAGGACAACCGTCCAAGTTCGTATGAGAAATATCGAATTCCCGCAGTAAGTAATTTGGATTCAAGTCGTGGAAGTACAATTTCTGCTGCAAACAAACGAAGTGCTGAAGAACGCGGTGAGCGCTTAATTTCGGTGCTTAAACAATTTGGAATTGAGTCATCTTTAATGGATACTCATATTGGTCCTGCGGTTACAAAATTTGAAATTAAACCAGATAGCAATGTTAAAATATCGAAGATTTCTTCAATTCAAGACAACCTCATGATGGAGTTGGCTGTGAAGACACTTCGTATCGAAGCACCGATTCCGGGTAAGTCTGCCGTTGGTATTGAAATCCCAAACGTCGAGATGATTCCAGTAAAAATGCGTGATGTTATTAACCAATCACCGACATTCACTGATCCAGACAACATTCAAGTCGCTTTGGGTAAGGACTTGATGGGAAAACCAATCACAGTTGCGTTGAACAAGATGCCTCACCTTTTGGTTGCTGGAGCAACTGGAAGTGGGAAGTCTGTGTGTATGAATTCGATTATTACATCCATACTTCTGACAAAAACGCCGGATGATCTTAAACTGCTTCTGATTGATCCTAAAAAGGTTGAATTTACGCCGTATACGAATATCCCACATTTGATTGGTCCTGTTATTTCAGACCCAATGCAAGCGTCGATGGCTCTTAAGGTCATTGTTGATGAAATGGAAACACGCTACGATCTCTTTTCAAAGGGCGGCGTACGAAACATCGGTTCTTACAATGAACAAATCAAGCTACATCCAGAAGAAGGGCGTCAACGTATGCCTTGGATTGTTGTTATTATTGATGAACTTGCTGACTTGATGGCCGTTGCTGGTAAAGATGTTGAGACAAGTATTCAACGTATTACTCAACTGGCTCGTGCTGCAGGAATTCACTTGATTGTTGCAACTCAAAGGCCATCTGTGGATGTTGTAACGGGAGTTATTAAGGCCAATATTCCTTCGCGAATTGCTTTTGCAGTTTCCAGTGCCATTGATTCGCGGACAATTCTTGATGCAACCGGTGCAGATAAACTTCTCGGCTATGGTGATATGCTTTATATTCCCATGGGTGAACCCAATCCAATCCGTGTTCAAGGTGTTTATGTTAGCGATGATGAGGTGCGTACAATCGCTGAAAAGGCGAGTGTGCAAGCCAAACCAAGGTTTGATGATGCGTTCATTCGTTTGGATGGTGTCGAAGGTAATAATGGGATGCTCTCATCCAATGAAGACCCCTTGTATGACGAGGCGTTTGACTTTGTTGTAATGGAGCAACGCGCATCAACATCACTGTTACAACGTAAGTTTAAAGTTGGTTATAACCGTGCTGCAAACCTAATTGATGCACTTGAACAAAACGGTGTAATCGGTCCTGCAAACGGAAGTAAACCCCGCGATGTCTACAAGAAACAAGATATTGAAATTATTGATTAA
- a CDS encoding CPBP family intramembrane glutamic endopeptidase, which produces MTRNPNIDDQKFRFSYIQAISLILFYFFGIQFVLPHIGQFISVQFFGMESGVHPQIMMVIYLTSLITVVAIVHKPLAKSWRHFTATPQVIKTNIIEILKSWGLLYLFTIASNLIIQMILGQFSQSGNQLSVIESVKEAPVLYGFAVVVFAPIVEEIVFRGALYQQFRSHTSYKKAIILSSVIFGAIHVLPQVALSGDLLEFIHFIPYAGMSLFMIRAFEKTGSIFGAMSVHFLNNALGLIQILFLL; this is translated from the coding sequence ATGACTCGAAATCCTAATATAGACGATCAAAAATTTAGATTTAGTTATATTCAAGCAATTTCACTTATCTTGTTTTACTTCTTTGGTATACAGTTTGTATTGCCACATATCGGACAATTTATCTCCGTACAGTTCTTTGGAATGGAGAGTGGTGTTCATCCGCAAATAATGATGGTGATTTATCTTACTAGTTTGATAACTGTTGTTGCAATCGTGCATAAGCCACTTGCGAAGAGCTGGCGACATTTCACAGCAACACCGCAAGTCATAAAGACTAATATTATAGAGATTCTTAAATCATGGGGATTGCTGTATTTGTTTACAATTGCGAGCAACCTTATTATCCAAATGATCTTGGGTCAATTCTCACAGTCAGGAAACCAATTAAGTGTCATTGAAAGTGTGAAAGAAGCGCCTGTACTTTACGGTTTCGCTGTAGTTGTCTTCGCACCGATTGTCGAAGAAATTGTATTTCGTGGTGCTCTGTATCAACAATTTCGTTCGCATACCTCATATAAAAAAGCAATTATCCTATCGTCTGTAATTTTCGGAGCGATTCATGTACTCCCACAAGTTGCACTTAGTGGTGATTTATTAGAATTTATCCATTTCATTCCTTATGCAGGGATGTCATTGTTTATGATTCGTGCTTTTGAAAAAACAGGTTCAATATTTGGCGCAATGTCTGTACATTTTCTTAATAATGCATTAGGATTAATTCAAATACTATTTCTATTATAA